A portion of the Trueperaceae bacterium genome contains these proteins:
- a CDS encoding polysaccharide pyruvyl transferase family protein has protein sequence MTRVLISGFVGAGNLGDEAILAGLAPALRAAGFAPAALSAAPRATTALHDLPARHRLLGVPAALAASDALVSGGGGLLQDRTSSRSLRYYLGVLRLARRLGKRVVVFGQSVGPLSPAGRRAVAQALAGVPILVRDAPSHALLAELGLEAATGADPALRLASATRGTPGGVGGGAADRPTLLIPRADVPGAEAAFVALARRVRADGERVVVAALEAGADAAAAQRIAAAADAEVATWRDPWTAARDVAAARRVASVRLHGLILAAGAGVPHVGVGYDPKVAGFAAASGGTVV, from the coding sequence ATGACGCGGGTCCTGATCTCCGGCTTCGTCGGCGCGGGGAACCTCGGCGACGAAGCGATCCTCGCCGGGCTCGCGCCGGCCCTGCGGGCGGCCGGCTTCGCGCCCGCCGCGCTGAGCGCCGCGCCGCGCGCCACCACCGCCCTGCACGACCTCCCCGCCCGGCACCGCCTCCTCGGCGTGCCCGCCGCCCTCGCGGCCAGCGACGCGCTCGTCTCCGGCGGCGGGGGGTTGCTGCAGGACCGCACGTCGAGCCGCAGCCTCCGCTACTACCTGGGCGTCCTCCGCCTCGCGCGACGCCTCGGGAAGCGCGTCGTCGTGTTCGGCCAATCCGTCGGGCCGCTCTCCCCCGCCGGCCGCCGCGCGGTCGCGCAGGCGCTCGCGGGCGTCCCGATCCTGGTGCGCGACGCCCCGTCGCACGCCCTCCTCGCGGAGCTCGGGCTGGAGGCGGCCACCGGCGCCGACCCCGCCCTCCGGTTGGCGTCGGCGACCCGTGGGACGCCCGGCGGGGTGGGGGGCGGGGCGGCGGACCGCCCGACGCTGCTGATCCCCCGCGCCGACGTGCCCGGCGCGGAAGCGGCGTTCGTGGCCCTCGCCCGGCGCGTGCGGGCGGACGGCGAACGGGTCGTCGTCGCGGCCCTCGAGGCGGGCGCGGACGCCGCCGCGGCCCAGCGCATCGCCGCCGCCGCCGACGCGGAGGTCGCCACCTGGCGCGACCCGTGGACCGCGGCGCGGGACGTCGCCGCCGCGCGGCGCGTCGCGTCGGTCCGCCTGCACGGGCTCATCCTCGCCGCCGGGGCGGGCGTCCCCCACGTCGGGGTGGGGTACGACCCGAAGGTCGCCGGCTTCGCCGCCGCGTCGGGCGGTACCGTCGTGC